The following are encoded in a window of Deltaproteobacteria bacterium genomic DNA:
- a CDS encoding cyclodeaminase/cyclohydrolase family protein, whose amino-acid sequence MPEEVYTKTINDFLTVASSSSPTPGGGNVSAVVATLGASMIAMVASLTQGKKGYEDYQDENKEILDTVMKSIEELKKLTIKDMAAFEDYMKCFRMPKETDEEKNARKEAIQAAAKNATMVPLTICRTCLELLIQADRISRFGNKMAISDVGVGAYVCEAALRACMLSVDINIPTIRDEVFVADVLNERARLFAEAEKLKIKALTFVSEKMG is encoded by the coding sequence ATGCCTGAAGAAGTATACACCAAGACCATCAACGACTTTTTAACCGTAGCCAGCTCTTCCAGTCCCACCCCTGGCGGGGGTAACGTTTCAGCCGTGGTGGCCACGCTCGGCGCATCCATGATCGCCATGGTGGCCAGCTTAACCCAGGGTAAAAAGGGGTATGAAGACTATCAGGACGAAAACAAGGAAATCCTGGATACGGTCATGAAGTCTATCGAGGAACTCAAGAAACTGACCATAAAAGACATGGCCGCGTTTGAAGATTACATGAAGTGTTTCCGCATGCCCAAGGAAACGGATGAGGAAAAAAACGCGCGCAAAGAGGCCATCCAGGCCGCGGCCAAGAATGCGACCATGGTGCCGCTGACCATCTGCCGCACCTGCCTGGAACTGCTTATACAGGCGGACAGGATCTCCCGTTTCGGGAATAAGATGGCTATATCTGATGTCGGCGTCGGCGCCTATGTCTGCGAGGCCGCGCTGCGGGCCTGCATGCTTTCCGTGGACATCAACATCCCGACCATCAGGGACGAGGTCTTTGTGGCGGACGTGCTCAATGAACGCGCCCGCCTTTTTGCCGAGGCCGAGAAACTGAAGATCAAGGCCCTGACCTTTGTCAGTGAAAAAATGGGCTAG
- a CDS encoding DsrE/DsrF/DrsH-like family protein — translation MEDKKEKCALICSRDTLEGAYPALILGINARRLGLEAMIFYTFMGMNVIRKGWIDKVKVTPPGALSAIPGMSRLATWMMKRKIEQAQVPHLDDLQEMAQIEGVQFVACQMTVDMMGLSQDDFIEGVVIQTAEEFMKYALECKLSLFT, via the coding sequence ATGGAAGACAAAAAAGAAAAATGTGCGCTTATCTGTTCGCGCGACACTTTGGAAGGAGCGTATCCGGCCCTGATCCTGGGCATCAATGCCCGGCGCCTGGGCCTTGAAGCCATGATTTTTTACACCTTCATGGGCATGAACGTCATCCGCAAGGGCTGGATTGACAAGGTCAAGGTCACTCCCCCCGGAGCATTAAGCGCTATACCGGGGATGTCCCGCCTGGCCACCTGGATGATGAAGCGTAAGATCGAGCAGGCCCAGGTCCCGCACCTGGACGACCTTCAGGAGATGGCCCAGATTGAAGGAGTTCAGTTTGTGGCCTGCCAGATGACCGTGGATATGATGGGCCTTTCCCAGGATGATTTCATTGAGGGTGTAGTTATCCAGACGGCTGAGGAATTCATGAAGTATGCCTTGGAATGCAAGCTGTCATTATTTACCTAA
- a CDS encoding RNB domain-containing ribonuclease: MQPGEIIEFIENRGFLTALVTRVKASKLLLLTESNREMSIASSRVLHQTSLGLDLSLPRAELVRSLKEISSRRTSLAAKVNLFELWELLEGEGEEFDYRYLAELALPPPIGPDQVAAALRAVFANGLHFKMRPQSARRHSATRVEQIEQARIQEEKRERELKEGGAWLARIWADETPDDPACRDHVVKTLRDMALYGPEAAEYKWGQKLLERADLGKDPFRPFYLLVKIGEMDRHENLDLLRLQIETSFPEKVQAAAAALVEQADLDRENRRNLTDLDTLTIDSSGSEDFDDAVSLEEQGGRSILGIHIADVSAIIQPDSPLELEARHLATSIYMPDRRISMLPEVLSDQALSLKEGSIRPAFSVLAQIDEAGQVDSFEFFPSLVKIKRRLSYQEVDETVEKDPTLKKLLALSQALKAQRHAQGALIMPLPALSVYLAPEGQIGISLIQWDNPGRAMITEFMVLANHLAARLLAEAGAPGLYRYQDEPSQRIIQGEFSEVGLYDCLKQRRFLNRVGWSLEPRPHHGMGLDVYTNLTSPLRRFIDLIIQRQVKSLTAGERPYYLSEQIGELLTLIEPALKKAHNVQFRRKRYWLLRYLEAQSPKNFEAILLDVLPNRTRVFVKELMLELDLTDRSAQKLTPGQEVMIKIKKVNARQDILKFELV; the protein is encoded by the coding sequence ATGCAGCCGGGAGAAATAATAGAATTCATCGAGAACAGGGGTTTTCTGACCGCTCTGGTCACCAGGGTCAAGGCCAGCAAACTCCTGTTGCTGACAGAGAGCAACCGGGAGATGAGCATTGCTTCGAGCCGGGTCCTGCACCAAACCAGCCTGGGACTCGATCTGTCGCTGCCACGGGCGGAACTGGTCCGATCATTAAAAGAAATCTCCTCGCGACGGACCTCACTGGCCGCGAAGGTCAATCTGTTCGAGCTGTGGGAGCTTCTCGAGGGTGAAGGCGAGGAATTCGATTACAGGTACCTGGCCGAACTGGCCCTGCCTCCTCCAATCGGTCCTGATCAGGTCGCTGCGGCCTTGAGGGCCGTGTTTGCCAACGGCCTTCACTTCAAGATGCGTCCTCAGTCTGCCCGGCGGCACAGTGCTACCCGGGTCGAGCAGATTGAACAGGCCCGGATTCAGGAGGAGAAGAGGGAACGGGAATTGAAAGAAGGAGGGGCCTGGCTGGCCCGGATCTGGGCGGATGAAACGCCGGACGATCCGGCCTGCCGGGACCATGTGGTTAAGACCCTCCGCGACATGGCCCTTTACGGCCCGGAAGCTGCCGAATATAAATGGGGCCAAAAGCTCCTTGAAAGAGCAGACCTGGGCAAAGATCCCTTCAGACCCTTCTACCTTCTGGTCAAGATTGGCGAGATGGACAGGCATGAGAACCTGGATTTACTTCGCCTTCAGATCGAAACTTCCTTCCCGGAAAAAGTTCAGGCCGCAGCCGCGGCCCTTGTTGAACAGGCCGACCTGGACAGGGAAAATCGGCGGAATCTGACCGACCTGGACACCCTGACCATAGACAGCAGCGGCTCAGAGGATTTTGACGACGCCGTCAGCCTCGAAGAACAAGGCGGCCGCTCCATTTTAGGAATTCATATTGCAGACGTTTCAGCCATTATCCAGCCGGACAGCCCCCTGGAGCTGGAGGCGCGCCATCTGGCCACCTCGATTTACATGCCAGACCGGCGCATTTCCATGCTGCCTGAAGTCTTGTCGGACCAAGCCCTGAGCCTCAAGGAAGGGAGTATTCGCCCGGCCTTTTCCGTCCTGGCTCAAATTGACGAGGCCGGGCAGGTGGACAGCTTTGAATTCTTCCCCAGCCTGGTTAAGATCAAACGCCGGCTCAGCTACCAGGAAGTTGACGAGACCGTGGAGAAAGACCCCACCCTGAAGAAATTGCTCGCTCTGAGCCAGGCCCTGAAGGCTCAGCGCCACGCCCAAGGGGCCCTGATCATGCCTCTGCCGGCGCTCAGCGTTTACCTCGCCCCTGAAGGCCAGATCGGGATAAGCCTCATCCAGTGGGACAACCCGGGCCGGGCCATGATTACCGAGTTCATGGTCCTGGCCAACCATCTCGCGGCCCGCCTGCTGGCCGAAGCCGGTGCGCCGGGCCTGTACCGCTATCAGGACGAACCATCCCAGAGGATCATTCAGGGAGAGTTTTCCGAGGTCGGCCTTTACGATTGCCTGAAGCAGCGCCGGTTTCTTAATCGAGTCGGCTGGAGTCTCGAACCCAGACCCCACCATGGCATGGGCCTCGATGTCTACACCAACCTGACCTCACCGCTCCGGCGCTTCATTGACCTCATCATCCAGAGGCAGGTGAAATCGCTGACCGCCGGGGAAAGGCCGTATTACTTAAGCGAGCAGATCGGGGAGCTCCTGACCCTGATTGAACCTGCCTTGAAAAAGGCCCATAACGTCCAGTTTCGCCGCAAGCGCTATTGGCTGCTCAGGTACCTCGAGGCTCAGAGTCCGAAAAATTTTGAGGCCATTCTGCTCGATGTGCTGCCCAATCGCACGCGGGTTTTTGTCAAGGAATTGATGCTCGAACTGGATTTGACCGATCGTTCCGCCCAGAAGCTCACACCCGGCCAGGAAGTCATGATCAAGATCAAAAAGGTGAACGCCCGGCAAGATATCCTGAAGTTTGAGCTGGTATAA